A single Paenibacillus sp. FSL R5-0517 DNA region contains:
- a CDS encoding family 1 glycosylhydrolase — MTKTIKHSFPKGFLWGGATAANQLEGAYDADGKGLSTSDMAPYIPHEERNGKDFTFDVDSVQLEQYLSGNSGVYFPKRNGVDFYHRYQEDIALFAEMGFKVFRLSIAWTRIFPTGEEEAPNEAGLAFYDNVLDELLKYGIEPLVTISHYEMPVELTRKYNGWESREMIDLYLKFANTLFDRYKDKVKYWITFNEMNMMLTSLYTGGGILEDKIKGTPEQVAYQATHHQFVASSLAVKSGKEKMPNAQIGCMICRLETYAASSKPEDVLQTMKEDQMNLFYPEVQARGEYPSYMQRYFEENGIELVKAPDDDAIIRENTVDFIAFSYYMTYIGKYDPNDNSNSGMLVSQIKNPHLKATEWGWPIDPIGLRVALNRLYDRYRMPLFIVENGLGATDTLKEDGTVHDPYRINYLRSHIEQMKEAVADGVELMGFTSWGPIDIISCSTSEMGKRYGFIYVDQDNAGHGSLERTRKDSFYWYKQVIETNGETL; from the coding sequence ATGACAAAAACAATTAAACACTCATTTCCTAAAGGATTCTTATGGGGAGGAGCTACCGCGGCCAATCAGCTCGAAGGGGCCTATGACGCAGATGGCAAAGGACTTTCTACTTCAGATATGGCGCCTTATATCCCTCATGAAGAGCGTAACGGGAAAGATTTCACTTTCGACGTGGATTCGGTTCAGCTAGAACAATATCTAAGTGGTAACTCAGGCGTCTATTTCCCCAAACGGAATGGCGTAGATTTCTATCATCGCTATCAAGAAGACATCGCACTGTTTGCAGAGATGGGATTCAAGGTATTCCGACTTTCCATCGCGTGGACACGCATCTTCCCGACAGGAGAGGAGGAAGCTCCTAATGAAGCTGGTCTGGCATTCTATGACAACGTACTGGACGAGCTGCTGAAATACGGGATTGAACCGCTCGTAACGATCTCACACTACGAAATGCCCGTAGAATTAACCCGTAAATACAACGGTTGGGAAAGCCGTGAGATGATCGATCTGTATCTGAAATTTGCCAACACGCTGTTTGACCGTTACAAAGATAAAGTGAAATACTGGATTACCTTCAATGAAATGAATATGATGCTGACAAGTCTGTACACTGGCGGCGGTATTCTGGAAGATAAAATTAAGGGGACACCGGAGCAGGTAGCCTATCAGGCAACTCACCATCAATTTGTAGCAAGCTCACTGGCTGTCAAAAGTGGTAAAGAGAAGATGCCAAATGCTCAGATTGGCTGCATGATCTGTCGTCTGGAAACGTATGCTGCTTCTAGTAAACCGGAAGATGTGTTGCAGACGATGAAGGAAGATCAGATGAACCTGTTCTACCCAGAGGTGCAGGCAAGAGGCGAATATCCATCCTACATGCAAAGATATTTTGAGGAAAACGGCATTGAACTGGTTAAAGCTCCTGACGACGATGCCATTATTCGGGAAAATACCGTGGACTTTATTGCTTTCAGTTATTACATGACGTATATCGGAAAATATGACCCGAATGACAACAGCAACTCGGGTATGCTGGTAAGTCAGATCAAAAACCCTCATCTGAAAGCTACCGAATGGGGATGGCCTATCGATCCAATTGGTCTTCGCGTCGCGCTGAACCGATTGTATGATCGTTACCGGATGCCACTCTTCATCGTTGAGAACGGGCTGGGTGCTACCGACACACTGAAAGAGGATGGAACAGTGCATGACCCTTATCGCATCAATTACTTGCGCAGCCACATTGAGCAGATGAAAGAAGCTGTCGCTGACGGTGTAGAATTGATGGGATTCACGAGCTGGGGACCTATAGATATCATTAGCTGTTCAACCTCAGAGATGGGTAAACGTTACGGATTTATCTACGTGGATCAGGACAATGCAGGACACGGTTCATTGGAAAGGACCCGCAAGGATTCCTTCTACTGGTACAAACAAGTTATTGAAACGAACGGAGAAACCCTGTAA